In Pyrus communis chromosome 1, drPyrComm1.1, whole genome shotgun sequence, the following are encoded in one genomic region:
- the LOC137717227 gene encoding uncharacterized protein, with amino-acid sequence MANFDVRRILVDTGASVNIMFAKAFKTLNVVEHLLDHSVSHLISFSGDVVQPLGSVHLHFTIGTGPYTATITTNFLVVNCPTTYNVIFGRTGINDLKAMVSTYMLLMKFPTPYGNGYIRGDQLSARSRYNTSVKQQHLHVPKETLSIHDQVIKTSLDKANLNIHGGNNQPDDPRDDSFTQQAQPPEELEKNTEVFAWSYEDMPGISSDNICHRLSIDPKTKPVRQKRRSYDAE; translated from the exons ATGGCCAACTTTGATGTACGACGAATCCTGGTAGACACGGGGGCGTCGGTCAATATTATGTTTGCTAAAgctttcaaaacacttaatgtaGTTGAACACTTGCTCGATCACTCGGTTTCTCATCTGATAAGCTTCTCTGGTGATGTCGTGCAACCTTTAGGGAGCGTACATTTACACTTCACCATCGGTACAGGCCCATACACAGCCACCATCACTACTAACTTCTTGGTGGTCAACTGCCCAACGACATACAATGTCATCTTTGGGCGCACAGGCATTAATGATCTCAAGGCTATGGTATCCACGtatatgttgttgatgaaatttccaACCCCCTATGGCAATGGTTACATCAGAGGAGATCAACTTAGTGCACGATCACGTTACAACACTTCAGTCAAGCAACAACATTTGCATGTACCCAAAGAAACACTTTCTATACATGACCAAGTTATCAAGACCAGCTTGGACAAAGCCAACTTGAATATTCACGGTGGTAACAATCAACCCGACGATCCTCGAGATGACTCTTTCACCCAGCAAGCACAACCTCCTGAAGAGTTAGAAAAG AACACTGAAGTCTTCGCCTGGTCATACGAGGACATGCCAGGCATCTCTTCCGATAACATCTGTCATCGCTTGAGTATTGATCCCAAGACCAAGCCGGTGAGACAGAAGCGAAGATCTTATGATGCTGAATGA
- the LOC137736594 gene encoding probable disease resistance protein At5g66900 encodes MYAASVGMGALRTSFQMLFDAVKSVQEENTMFQHLLGEIKSTLDSLQPLIKDIEKYNSKEGLQNYAIQMEEGAKLVQKCSKVGVWRKHKYANELHQLNKSLRRVFDVLKLQGVRDARETLVSLRNIETELSRIEESLKIKNIQQTVVKCSSAVPEPPSVTVGLDFPLKELKMKLLKDEKVSMLVLTAAGGCGKTTLAKMFCQDQEVKDTFKNNIFFVNISKKPNLDLIVHELYQRKGSELPAFENEVMAANWLQQFLKESRQNPLLFVLDDVWSGSESLLEKFDQFKFSNYKILVTSRFAFPRFGSPYHLARLNDEDAMALFHYSASLEDMSSYTYEDLSRKIIKRCKGCPLAIALVGRSLRGQPIEIWQKRVVEWCKGSSILDSDKDLLACLQSSLDALDKEKAIIKECFLDLGSFPEDQRIAAAALIDMWAELYGLDEEILTIANLHELTVRSLANLVVTRHEREADGYYTEHFITQHDMLRELAIHEASQDPIEHRKRLFINICGDKLPKWWTEQKYQAIKARLLSISTDGDFSAKWPNMQVPKAEVLVLNFQTKNYALPEFVEKMDKLKVLILNNYGSLPAELDNFELLGSLPNLKRIRLERISIPSISNLKQLKSLQKISFFMCDIGQGLVQILDALPNLVELNIDYCHDLVQLPANLCDLGHLKKLSITNCHKLSALPADIGKLVNLEVLRLRSCAELLELPRSIRNLKVLNFLDIADCFSVEELPEDIGAMCSMEKINVSQCSRLKELPASVMDLQQLNEVICDEETKTLWEPFLPFLTNIHIKVIKEDINLNWLNKLPP; translated from the exons ATGTATGCAGCTTCAGTCGGAATGGGTGCTCTCAGAACGTCATTTCAAATGCTGTTTGATGCTGTAAAATCAGTGCAGGAGGAGAATACAATGTTCCAACACCTCCTCGGAGAAATCAAATCCACACTGGACTCTCTACAACCACTAATCAAAGACATCGAAAAGTATAACTCGAAAGAGGGACTGCAAAATTATGCAATACAGATGGAGGAAGGAGCAAAGCTTGTTCAAAAGTGCAGCAAAGTTGGTGTGTGGAGAAAACACAAATATGCCAACGAGCTTCATCAACTAAACAAATCTCTCCGAAGAGTGTTTGATGTGCTTAAACTGCAGGGTGTGAGGGATGCGAGGGAGACGTTGGTTTCTTTGAGGAATATCGAGACAGAGCTCTCTCGAATAGAAGAGAGTTTGAAGATAAAAAATATTCAGCAGACAGTGGTTAAATGTTCGTCTGCCGTGCCTGAACCGCCATCGGTTACAGTCGGGTTGGATTTTCCGTTGAAGGAGTTGAAGATGAAGCTCCTTAAGGATGAAAAGGTGTCTATGCTTGTGCTGACTGCTGCTGGAGGATGCGGGAAAACCACCTTAgctaaaatgttttgtcaagatcaagaagtcaaag ATACATTCAAGAACAACATCTTCTTTGTCAATATCTCGAAAAAGCCCAACTTGGACCTTATTGTACACGAACTATATCAACGGAAGGGGTCCGAGCTGCCTGCTTTCGAAAACGAAGTCATGGCAGCTAACTGGTTGcaacaatttctgaaggaatcAAGACAAAATCCTCTACTGTTTGTCCTGGATGATGTTTGGTCAGGATCAGAGTCCCTTCTTGAGAAGTTTGATCAattcaagttttcaaattaCAAGATTTTGGTCACATCAAGATTTGCGTTTCCAAGATTCGGCTCTCCTTATCATTTGGCAAGATTGAATGATGAAGATGCAATGGCTCTTTTTCACTATTCGGCATCCTTGGAGGATATGAGCTCTTATACTTACGAAGATCTTTCAAGAAAG ATTATCAAGCGCTGTAAGGGCTGCCCACTTGCCATTGCATTGGTTGGGAGATCGCTTCGCGGCCAGCCTATAGAAATCTGGCAGAAAAGAGTAGTGGAATGGTGCAAAGGTTCATCTATTCTTGATTCTGACAAGGATTTACTTGCTTGCCTCCAAAGCAGCTTAGATGCCTTGGATAAAGAAAAGGCTATCATCAAGGAATGTTTTCTCGATCTAGGTTCTTTTCCGGAGGACCAAAGAATTGCTGCTGCCGCCCTCATTGATATGTGGGCAGAGTTATATGGTCTAGATGAGGAAATTCTGACCATTGCCAACCTTCACGAGCTCACCGTCCGAAGTTTAGCTAATCTTGTTGTCACAAG GCATGAGAGGGAGGCAGATGGCTATTACACTGAACACTTTATCACCCAGCACGACATGCTTAGAGAGTTGGCGATCCATGAGGCGAGTCAAGACCCAATAGAACATAGGAAACGACTATTTATAAACATATGTGGGGACAAACTTCCTAAGTGGTGGACAGAACAAAAGTATCAAGCGATCAAGGCTCGACTATTATCTATCTCAACAG ATGGAGATTTCTCGGCAAAATGGCCAAACATGCAAGTACCCAAAGCAGAGGTTCTAGTTCTgaattttcaaacaaagaactaTGCCTTACCTGAGTTTGTGGAGAAAATGGATAAACTAAAAGTTCTAATACTAAATAATTACGGTTCGTTACCTGCTGAACTGGATAATTTTGAACTACTTGGTTCGCTACCAAATCTTAAGAGAATTAGATTAGAACGTATTTCAATTCCTTCCATAAGCAACCTCAAACAGTTGAAAAGTTTGCAAAAGATATCTTTTTTCATGTGTGATATCGGCCAAGGTTTGGTCCAAATTTTAGATGCACTGCCAAATCTAGTGGAATTGAACATAGATTATTGCCATGATCTGGTGCAACTTCCTGCCAACCTTTGTGACCTTGGTCACCTTAAGAAGCTTAGCATCACCAATTGTCATAAGCTATCTGCCTTGCCTGCAGACATCGGAAAGCTAGTCAATCTAGAAGTGTTGAGGCTTAGGTCTTGTGCAGAATTGTTAGAGTTGCCACGCTCGATTAGGAACCTTAAAGTTTTGAACTTTCTTGACATAGCTGATTGCTTTAGCGTAGAGGAGTTGCCCGAGGACATTGGTGCAATGTGCAGCATGGAAAAGATCAACGTGAGCCAGTGTTCGAGACTGAAAGAGCTGCCTGCTTCTGTTATGGACCTTCAGCAGTTGAACGAAGTGATATGCGACGAGGAGACGAAAACTTTATGGGAACCCTTCTTACCATTTCTCACAAACATACACATAAAGGTGATCAAAGAAGATATCAACCTAAACTGGCTCAACAAGCTTCCACCCTAA